A genomic stretch from Aminobacter aminovorans includes:
- a CDS encoding alkaline phosphatase family protein, whose protein sequence is MPRVIAIGLDGMDFDLVEQMIDEGRLPNLDRLRRNGIGLKLDHGRDKLSGLAWEHVATGLAPSDGGRWSAVRYDPATYDVLQEEATTPSYLPAIGRTVVAFDLPYCRLEDGENVLGLAAWGAHDPGVEAHSNPPGLAAEIAGKFGPYPAPEWIYGFCWPSVTKTQAAAAALIAAVERRREIALWLLRERLPNWDLAIVVPSEAHSGSEPFWHGIDTGHPLHQHASAAPARQGMLGIYEALDQLVGELAEAFPDATVLAFSMHGMGMNEGDVPAMALLPELLYRRSFGKSYMRDFTPAARLADGTPLLGEDEGWERTLRTLVPWPDRPGPLARVLVKAGFGRRRDAETLRRQREPRGIGWMPATRYRAFWPKMDAFAIPAFYDGQIRVNLRGREAFGTVSLERYDGLLQELELLLSQCRDPLSGEPAVRETFRAGKPALEIGPHEADLYVLFRKGLLGMMHERLGTVGPLPWRRTGGHTGDWGFVFGAGPGLESGRSGVTSSFDVVPTILDLLGVSSQLAPSGRTLLKDPV, encoded by the coding sequence ATGCCGCGCGTCATCGCCATTGGACTGGACGGGATGGACTTCGACCTTGTCGAGCAAATGATCGACGAGGGACGCCTGCCCAACCTCGACCGGCTGCGCCGGAACGGCATCGGCCTGAAGCTCGATCATGGGCGCGACAAGCTGTCGGGCCTGGCGTGGGAGCACGTCGCAACCGGGCTTGCGCCATCCGATGGCGGCCGCTGGTCGGCAGTGCGTTACGATCCGGCCACATATGACGTTCTCCAGGAAGAGGCCACAACGCCTTCCTACCTGCCAGCCATCGGCCGAACTGTGGTGGCTTTCGACCTGCCCTATTGCCGGTTGGAAGACGGTGAAAATGTCCTCGGCCTCGCCGCCTGGGGGGCGCATGATCCCGGCGTCGAAGCACATTCCAATCCGCCTGGTCTCGCCGCCGAAATCGCCGGCAAGTTCGGCCCCTACCCTGCTCCGGAATGGATCTACGGCTTCTGCTGGCCTTCCGTCACCAAGACACAGGCGGCAGCCGCCGCCCTGATCGCGGCAGTCGAGAGGCGTCGCGAGATCGCGCTGTGGCTGCTGCGCGAGCGGCTGCCCAACTGGGATCTGGCGATTGTCGTTCCCTCCGAGGCACACTCCGGCAGCGAGCCGTTCTGGCACGGCATCGATACCGGGCATCCGCTCCATCAACACGCCTCCGCAGCGCCGGCAAGACAAGGGATGTTAGGTATCTACGAGGCGCTCGACCAACTGGTCGGCGAACTCGCCGAGGCTTTCCCCGACGCGACGGTGCTGGCCTTTTCCATGCATGGCATGGGTATGAACGAGGGCGACGTCCCTGCGATGGCGCTGTTGCCCGAGTTGCTCTACCGCCGCAGTTTCGGCAAATCCTACATGCGTGACTTCACGCCAGCTGCGCGCCTTGCCGACGGCACGCCGCTGCTCGGTGAGGATGAGGGCTGGGAGCGGACGCTGCGCACGCTCGTCCCATGGCCCGACAGGCCCGGTCCCCTTGCCCGCGTACTGGTCAAGGCAGGCTTTGGACGGCGGCGCGACGCCGAAACGCTTCGCCGCCAGCGGGAGCCTCGCGGCATCGGCTGGATGCCCGCGACGCGCTATCGCGCCTTCTGGCCGAAGATGGACGCCTTTGCCATTCCAGCCTTCTACGACGGCCAGATTCGCGTAAACCTGCGTGGTCGGGAAGCTTTTGGAACCGTCAGCCTCGAACGCTACGATGGACTCCTCCAAGAGCTCGAATTGCTGCTGTCACAGTGCCGTGATCCGCTGAGCGGCGAACCGGCCGTGCGCGAAACCTTCCGGGCCGGCAAGCCAGCGTTGGAAATCGGGCCGCATGAGGCCGATCTCTATGTCCTTTTCCGGAAGGGCCTCCTCGGCATGATGCATGAACGGCTGGGTACCGTCGGCCCACTGCCCTGGCGCCGCACGGGCGGCCATACCGGCGACTGGGGATTCGTTTTCGGCGCTGGCCCTGGCCTCGAATCCGGCCGCTCCGGCGTCACCAGTTCCTTTGACGTCGTGCCGACGATCCTGGATCTGCTGGGCGTATCCTCGCAACTGGCCCCTAGCGGACGGACGCTGCTCAAAGATCCGGTCTGA
- a CDS encoding 2-dehydro-3-deoxy-6-phosphogalactonate aldolase, translating to MSVTAPFPELGRGLVAILRGLKPEEAIDVGQAVFDAGIEAIEVPLNSPDPFRSIEILARALPTALVGGGTVVWAKDVDRLNDAGGRLLVSPNIDAEVMGRAGVHRMVTMPGVLTPTDAFLALRLGASALKFFPASVLGPGGISAIRAVLPKETQVGVVGGVSELDFAAYAKVGVQLFGLGSSLYKPGMSAAEVGMRARAAVAGWDAIGRDA from the coding sequence ATGAGTGTGACTGCACCGTTCCCTGAACTTGGCCGCGGGCTGGTCGCCATTCTGCGCGGGCTGAAGCCGGAGGAAGCGATTGATGTCGGCCAGGCCGTGTTCGATGCCGGCATCGAGGCGATAGAGGTGCCGCTCAATTCACCCGACCCATTCCGCTCGATCGAGATCCTGGCCAGGGCGTTGCCCACAGCACTCGTCGGCGGCGGCACGGTGGTATGGGCCAAGGATGTCGACCGGCTCAACGATGCCGGTGGCCGGCTGCTGGTCAGTCCCAATATCGACGCCGAGGTGATGGGCCGCGCGGGCGTGCACAGGATGGTGACGATGCCTGGCGTGTTGACGCCGACCGATGCGTTCCTGGCGCTGCGGCTGGGGGCCTCGGCGCTGAAATTCTTCCCGGCAAGCGTGCTCGGACCGGGCGGCATTTCGGCGATCCGCGCCGTGCTGCCGAAGGAGACGCAGGTCGGCGTCGTCGGCGGTGTTTCGGAGCTCGATTTCGCAGCCTATGCCAAGGTCGGTGTGCAATTGTTCGGGCTGGGATCCAGCCTCTACAAGCCGGGCATGAGCGCCGCCGAGGTCGGCATGCGCGCCCGGGCGGCCGTAGCCGGCTGGGATGCCATCGGCAGGGACGCCTGA
- the dapB gene encoding 4-hydroxy-tetrahydrodipicolinate reductase codes for MSEMGLVVVGAAGRMGQVLLRTVHGMAGVRVVGAVERAGSPHLGKDAGELAGIGIINVPISDDPLSAFAKADGVLDFTAPAATIEFAGYAAQARIAHVIGTTGCSVDDDTKIAAAARHATIVKSGNMSLGVNLLSVLVEKAAQALGPDDFDIEIVEMHHRHKVDAPSGTALLLGEAAAEGRKIALAEKSVRVRDGHTGVRETGTIGFAALRGGSVVGEHSVILAGTGERIVMSHLAEDRTIFARGAVKAALWAHGRKPGLYSMRDVLGL; via the coding sequence ATGAGCGAGATGGGTCTTGTCGTCGTCGGCGCCGCCGGACGGATGGGGCAGGTGCTGTTGCGCACCGTGCACGGCATGGCAGGCGTGCGTGTCGTCGGCGCCGTCGAACGGGCCGGCTCGCCGCATCTCGGCAAGGATGCCGGCGAACTTGCCGGCATAGGCATCATCAACGTGCCCATTTCTGACGATCCGCTGTCCGCCTTCGCCAAGGCCGACGGCGTGCTCGACTTTACCGCACCGGCGGCGACGATCGAATTCGCCGGCTATGCCGCGCAGGCGCGCATTGCCCATGTTATCGGCACGACCGGCTGCTCAGTCGACGACGACACCAAGATCGCCGCTGCAGCGCGCCATGCCACCATCGTCAAGTCGGGCAATATGAGCCTCGGGGTCAATCTGTTGTCGGTGCTGGTCGAGAAGGCCGCCCAAGCGCTGGGACCCGATGATTTCGACATCGAGATCGTCGAGATGCACCACCGCCACAAGGTCGACGCACCGTCAGGCACGGCACTGCTGCTCGGCGAGGCCGCCGCCGAGGGCCGCAAGATCGCACTTGCCGAGAAGAGCGTGCGCGTCCGCGACGGTCACACCGGCGTGCGCGAGACCGGCACGATCGGATTTGCCGCCTTGCGCGGCGGCTCGGTGGTCGGCGAGCACTCTGTCATCCTCGCCGGCACCGGCGAGCGCATCGTCATGTCGCATCTCGCCGAAGACCGCACCATCTTTGCCCGCGGCGCCGTCAAAGCGGCTTTGTGGGCGCACGGACGCAAGCCCGGCCTCTATTCCATGCGCGACGTGCTCGGTCTCTAA
- a CDS encoding SDR family NAD(P)-dependent oxidoreductase, with protein MMPSARFPDLEGQSVLITGGGTGIGASLTEAFARQGAKVAFIDIALKPSQELCDEVEQATGNRPLYLRADLRDIAELRRAVVRAEAEHGPVTVLVNNAANDVRHEVTDVTPESWDENQAVNIRPHFFTIQAVASGMIKAGGGSIINFSSTSYMLNIGAMPAYTAAKAAIVGLTKGLAGRYGPDNIRVNAVAPGWVITERQRELWVSEKSLKAHISRQCIKRMMLPEDMVGPVLFLASDASKMLTAQTLIVDGGIL; from the coding sequence ATGATGCCATCGGCACGATTTCCTGATCTCGAGGGCCAGTCGGTGCTGATCACCGGTGGCGGCACCGGCATCGGTGCGTCGCTGACCGAGGCCTTTGCCCGGCAAGGGGCGAAGGTCGCCTTCATCGACATCGCCCTGAAGCCGAGCCAGGAACTGTGCGACGAGGTCGAGCAGGCGACCGGCAACCGGCCGCTCTATCTGCGTGCCGATTTGCGCGACATTGCAGAGCTGCGCCGGGCGGTCGTCCGCGCCGAGGCAGAGCACGGCCCGGTGACGGTGCTGGTCAACAACGCCGCCAACGACGTGCGCCATGAGGTCACCGACGTCACTCCCGAGAGCTGGGACGAGAACCAGGCGGTGAACATCAGGCCGCATTTCTTCACCATCCAGGCGGTGGCGTCAGGCATGATCAAGGCCGGCGGTGGCTCGATCATCAATTTCAGCTCGACCTCCTACATGCTCAACATCGGCGCCATGCCGGCCTATACCGCGGCGAAGGCGGCGATCGTCGGTCTGACCAAGGGGCTCGCCGGCCGCTACGGCCCCGACAACATCAGGGTCAACGCGGTGGCGCCGGGCTGGGTCATCACCGAGCGGCAGCGTGAATTGTGGGTCAGCGAGAAGTCGCTCAAGGCGCATATCTCGCGGCAGTGCATCAAACGCATGATGCTGCCGGAAGACATGGTCGGGCCGGTGCTGTTCTTGGCTTCCGATGCTTCGAAAATGCTGACGGCCCAGACGCTGATTGTCGATGGAGGCATCTTGTGA
- a CDS encoding SMP-30/gluconolactonase/LRE family protein codes for MAATILSDEACELGEGPTYDPATDTLYWFDILASRMLEKKLSRGQTRIHQLSEMASAIATIDGERQLLLTETGLHVRDATTGKLMLHMSVEAANAGTRSNDARVHPCGALWFGTMGKKAEAGAGAIYWFFRGELRLLYPAISIPNSICFSPDGKTAYYTDTAVNLLYRLDCDADSGLPLGEPKLFVDRRGGRGDIDGSVVDRDGVLWNASWGGGRVDAYAPDGRLLRSVPVPAVQTSCPAFVGAAADRMVVTSAAEGMSAKARRVDPHAGKTFLLDIEVNGRHEPNVLI; via the coding sequence ATGGCCGCCACCATCCTGTCCGACGAGGCCTGCGAGCTCGGCGAAGGCCCGACCTACGACCCCGCAACCGACACGCTCTACTGGTTCGATATCCTGGCGAGCCGCATGCTGGAGAAGAAACTTTCCCGCGGCCAGACGCGTATTCACCAACTGAGCGAGATGGCAAGCGCCATTGCCACGATCGACGGCGAGCGCCAGCTGCTGCTGACCGAAACCGGCCTGCATGTCCGCGACGCTACGACCGGCAAGCTCATGCTGCATATGTCGGTCGAAGCCGCCAATGCCGGCACGCGCTCGAACGATGCGCGCGTGCACCCATGCGGCGCACTGTGGTTCGGCACCATGGGCAAGAAGGCCGAGGCGGGTGCCGGTGCCATCTACTGGTTCTTCCGTGGCGAACTCAGGCTGCTTTATCCGGCAATCAGCATTCCCAACTCGATCTGCTTCAGCCCCGACGGCAAGACTGCCTACTACACCGATACGGCGGTCAACCTGCTTTACCGCCTCGACTGCGATGCCGACAGTGGCCTGCCGCTCGGTGAACCGAAACTCTTCGTCGATCGTCGCGGCGGCAGGGGCGACATCGACGGCTCGGTGGTCGACCGCGACGGCGTGTTGTGGAACGCCAGCTGGGGTGGCGGCCGTGTCGACGCCTATGCGCCCGACGGCAGGCTGCTGCGCAGCGTGCCGGTGCCAGCGGTGCAGACGTCGTGCCCGGCCTTCGTGGGGGCTGCGGCCGACCGGATGGTGGTGACGTCGGCCGCCGAAGGCATGAGCGCCAAGGCGCGCCGGGTCGACCCGCATGCCGGCAAGACCTTCCTGCTCGACATCGAGGTCAACGGCCGGCACGAGCCGAACGTCCTGATCTGA
- a CDS encoding glycosyltransferase family 2 protein: MTELGLTIAICTRNRAPLLARCLAALVAAERPSSSFEILVVANDCGDDTVPVAERFADRLPVVVVAEPQGGLSHARNRAIAEARGRLIVWLDDDALVRPAFLCAYEAAMAASPRSSIFGGVIVPCLDGEPPAWLLSGLDLVEGAYAARRRAAADVFANVDADLPFGANYAMVAEVQRRFRFDPELGRRPSNPFAGGEEIAVMRAALAAGHHGRWVPEAIVDHLIGPERQTEAWLWGYFHVDAKQRMAGPPTPLWGRLKAGRAFRRYRQARTTAPPREWLALFVKAAQLAGKAGVRPDL, encoded by the coding sequence TTGACCGAACTCGGCTTGACGATCGCGATCTGCACCCGCAACCGGGCGCCGCTGCTCGCACGATGCCTTGCCGCACTCGTCGCGGCCGAAAGGCCGAGCTCAAGCTTTGAAATCCTGGTCGTCGCCAATGATTGCGGCGACGACACTGTGCCGGTGGCGGAGCGTTTTGCCGACCGGCTTCCGGTGGTCGTGGTCGCGGAGCCGCAAGGCGGGCTGTCCCACGCCCGCAACCGGGCCATTGCCGAGGCACGAGGTCGGCTGATCGTCTGGCTCGACGACGACGCGCTGGTGCGGCCTGCCTTCCTGTGCGCCTATGAAGCTGCCATGGCCGCGTCGCCGCGATCCAGCATCTTCGGTGGCGTGATCGTTCCATGCCTGGACGGGGAGCCGCCCGCCTGGCTGTTGTCCGGCCTGGACTTGGTAGAGGGCGCCTATGCGGCACGGCGGCGCGCCGCCGCCGACGTCTTTGCCAACGTCGATGCGGATCTTCCCTTCGGGGCCAACTATGCCATGGTCGCCGAGGTCCAGCGCCGCTTTCGCTTCGACCCCGAGCTCGGCCGGCGGCCGAGCAATCCGTTCGCGGGCGGCGAGGAGATCGCGGTCATGCGCGCAGCACTTGCCGCGGGCCATCACGGGCGCTGGGTTCCCGAGGCGATCGTCGACCATCTGATCGGGCCGGAGCGACAGACCGAGGCGTGGCTCTGGGGCTACTTCCACGTCGATGCAAAACAGCGCATGGCCGGGCCCCCGACGCCGCTGTGGGGACGGCTCAAGGCCGGCAGAGCATTTCGCCGCTATCGGCAGGCGAGGACAACGGCCCCGCCCCGGGAATGGCTGGCGCTGTTCGTCAAGGCGGCGCAGTTGGCAGGAAAGGCCGGCGTCAGACCGGATCTTTGA
- a CDS encoding D-alanine:D-lactate ligase-like protein yields the protein MAGQRPTLILVHEPERACLEHLLADGFSRQAGMEISSYLAQSTDMDPEFCALADACTERGLDFRAVVLDDAATVLASADRSTSLVWTLTDGIAYFRGGASPALARLNGLRTIGADDSLFALCQDKFRAGAVLSALGLPVPAAGLLRGGEWLVAPPASSSGYFVKPNRLGAKIGIWEDSRIDKAAEALALGRRVFDAYRDDVVVQPYAAGRNVRASFLAVDPKVGPEALGIVFVDSGGDFQTMADSMALYGDTGTAAREAGQYAEPELVQVASLQPRAAERIRRIAGSLMAGLGLRDVFSLDFRVEADDTVHLIEFEVCPGLPCFDFRAYCRAEWRLSLVEAMAETAARRVGWRA from the coding sequence ATGGCCGGACAAAGACCGACGCTCATTCTCGTCCACGAGCCGGAGCGCGCCTGTTTAGAGCACTTGCTGGCCGACGGTTTCTCGCGCCAGGCGGGGATGGAGATTTCGTCCTATCTGGCTCAGTCGACCGACATGGATCCAGAGTTCTGCGCCCTCGCCGATGCGTGCACCGAGCGCGGCCTCGACTTCCGCGCCGTCGTGCTGGACGACGCGGCCACGGTGCTGGCATCCGCGGACCGTTCCACCAGCCTGGTGTGGACGCTGACCGACGGCATCGCCTATTTCCGCGGCGGCGCGTCGCCTGCACTTGCCCGACTCAACGGCTTGAGGACCATCGGTGCCGACGACAGTCTGTTTGCGCTGTGCCAGGACAAGTTCCGGGCAGGTGCGGTGCTTTCGGCACTAGGCCTGCCGGTGCCGGCGGCGGGCCTTTTACGCGGCGGCGAATGGCTGGTCGCGCCGCCGGCGTCTTCTTCGGGTTATTTCGTCAAGCCGAACCGGCTCGGCGCCAAAATCGGCATTTGGGAGGATTCGCGCATCGACAAGGCTGCGGAGGCGCTGGCGCTCGGGCGCCGGGTTTTCGATGCGTATCGCGACGACGTCGTCGTCCAGCCCTATGCCGCCGGCCGCAACGTGCGGGCGAGCTTCCTGGCGGTCGATCCCAAGGTCGGGCCAGAGGCGCTCGGCATCGTCTTTGTCGATTCAGGCGGCGATTTCCAGACCATGGCCGACAGCATGGCGCTGTATGGCGACACCGGCACCGCGGCCAGGGAGGCGGGCCAGTATGCCGAGCCGGAGCTGGTGCAGGTGGCGTCGCTGCAGCCGCGTGCGGCGGAGAGGATCAGGCGAATCGCGGGCAGTCTGATGGCAGGGCTTGGCCTGAGAGACGTCTTTTCGCTCGACTTCCGCGTCGAGGCCGACGACACCGTGCACCTCATCGAATTCGAGGTCTGCCCGGGCCTGCCCTGCTTCGATTTCCGTGCCTATTGCCGGGCCGAATGGCGGCTCAGCCTCGTCGAGGCGATGGCCGAGACGGCGGCGCGGCGCGTCGGCTGGAGGGCTTAG
- a CDS encoding outer membrane beta-barrel protein, giving the protein MSSAVVAGEQDSDQQAIGYRIGLAFAGVHNTLGGLGIESSTGVRDADTRPTVMFDGTLGYDFAPNWGIQGDLHAAALGRPDVRDGDRTNAYGHGAVHLYHRTDNFLVGALGGLGIHNDRGDSNTEMNYWFVGAEGKMLTGWGSVFAQAGYLDSYDKYAEGTHEAPFARLGINYFLDDDWSVKLDAGYAGGKKWDVGLPNRIFDFNAESEIRPETWPVSLFARYEFTQLSYHAFDNDQDRYGENFHTVMVGLKFRSGTTLREADRAPGSLDLPSLGKWVAFNANEVE; this is encoded by the coding sequence ATGTCATCGGCTGTTGTCGCGGGTGAACAGGATTCCGATCAGCAGGCCATCGGCTACCGCATCGGCCTCGCCTTCGCCGGTGTCCACAACACGCTGGGCGGTCTCGGGATAGAATCGTCCACCGGCGTGAGAGACGCAGACACCCGGCCTACCGTGATGTTTGACGGCACATTGGGCTACGACTTCGCACCCAACTGGGGAATTCAGGGTGACCTGCATGCTGCGGCCCTGGGTCGGCCGGACGTCCGCGACGGCGACAGGACCAATGCTTATGGTCACGGCGCCGTCCACCTCTACCATCGCACGGACAACTTTCTCGTCGGCGCCCTGGGTGGCCTTGGCATTCACAACGATCGCGGCGACTCCAACACCGAGATGAACTATTGGTTCGTCGGCGCCGAAGGCAAGATGCTGACCGGCTGGGGCTCGGTCTTCGCCCAGGCGGGCTACCTGGATTCTTACGACAAGTACGCCGAAGGTACGCATGAGGCGCCTTTCGCCCGACTTGGCATCAACTATTTCCTCGACGACGACTGGTCGGTGAAGCTGGACGCCGGCTATGCTGGCGGCAAGAAGTGGGATGTAGGCCTTCCCAACCGGATTTTCGACTTCAACGCGGAGAGCGAAATCCGCCCGGAAACCTGGCCGGTATCATTGTTCGCCCGTTATGAATTCACCCAGCTTTCCTACCATGCGTTCGATAACGACCAGGACCGCTACGGCGAGAACTTCCATACCGTCATGGTCGGGCTGAAGTTCCGCTCCGGCACGACACTGCGCGAAGCCGATCGCGCGCCGGGATCGCTCGACCTGCCATCCCTGGGCAAATGGGTCGCCTTCAACGCCAACGAGGTCGAGTAA
- a CDS encoding SPW repeat domain-containing protein — protein MATLNVMEPLGLTRHRRWEDIVSMILGAAIIVSPMWFGVTDMPTMMAVTALVGATIVVLSGLEQIFLRRWEEILLLFGGVWMVVQPFVLEYGGALRSWHIGLGIAVAVLAALELWQDRNRSLEA, from the coding sequence ATGGCAACGCTTAATGTAATGGAGCCCCTGGGGCTCACCCGGCATCGGCGCTGGGAGGACATCGTGTCGATGATCCTCGGCGCTGCGATCATCGTGTCGCCGATGTGGTTCGGCGTCACCGACATGCCGACAATGATGGCGGTTACCGCGCTCGTAGGCGCGACGATCGTTGTGCTGTCCGGACTGGAACAGATCTTCCTGCGGCGCTGGGAGGAAATCCTGTTGCTGTTCGGTGGCGTCTGGATGGTGGTGCAGCCGTTTGTCTTAGAATATGGCGGCGCGCTGCGCAGCTGGCACATCGGCCTCGGTATCGCAGTGGCGGTGCTGGCAGCCCTTGAACTCTGGCAGGATCGCAACCGCAGCCTCGAGGCGTAG
- a CDS encoding 2-dehydro-3-deoxygalactonokinase, whose amino-acid sequence MSATPTIAAVDWGTTRLRVWLLDATGAVLDERRSDEGLLTAQHKGFATVLDRQLQDMGAATDLPAIVCGMAGARQGWVEAPYVDVPSSLGDILGAAVPVPGAGRDVRIVPGLAQRDPRAPDVMRGEETQLAGMAGLIGTGSHLVCMPGTHSKWVAAEGGAIKGFGTWPTGELFSVLAQHSILRHSIGDKPAKVSPHSEAFRDWCREALSDGDIGARLFGIRASGLLSGLGQDDAAAALSGLLIGAEIASALRRFSRRSAPVLLVVSGALGALYAEAMRLDGIAVTIADADEAVLAGLVAAARRNGMLAEGVTE is encoded by the coding sequence GTGAGCGCGACGCCAACAATAGCCGCAGTCGACTGGGGCACGACCCGGCTGCGCGTCTGGTTGCTCGACGCCACGGGGGCTGTGCTGGACGAGCGGCGCAGCGACGAGGGCCTGCTCACGGCACAGCACAAGGGTTTTGCCACTGTGCTCGACCGGCAGCTGCAGGACATGGGTGCTGCAACGGATCTGCCAGCCATCGTCTGCGGCATGGCCGGCGCCCGCCAGGGCTGGGTCGAGGCGCCTTATGTCGACGTGCCGTCGTCGTTGGGCGATATTCTGGGTGCCGCAGTGCCTGTTCCAGGCGCCGGCCGCGATGTCCGCATCGTGCCGGGACTGGCGCAGCGCGACCCGCGCGCGCCCGATGTCATGCGCGGCGAGGAGACCCAGCTTGCCGGCATGGCCGGCCTGATCGGAACGGGCAGCCATCTCGTCTGCATGCCAGGCACGCATTCGAAATGGGTGGCCGCCGAGGGCGGCGCCATAAAGGGCTTCGGCACCTGGCCGACTGGCGAATTGTTTTCGGTGCTGGCCCAGCACTCGATCCTGCGCCACTCGATCGGCGACAAGCCGGCCAAGGTGTCGCCGCACAGTGAGGCGTTCCGCGACTGGTGCCGGGAAGCGCTGTCCGACGGCGACATCGGCGCAAGGTTGTTCGGTATCCGCGCCTCGGGCCTGCTCTCGGGGCTCGGCCAGGACGATGCGGCGGCAGCACTTTCGGGCCTGCTGATCGGCGCCGAGATTGCCTCGGCTCTCAGGCGCTTCAGCCGACGCAGCGCACCTGTCTTGCTCGTCGTCTCGGGCGCGCTGGGCGCACTCTATGCCGAGGCGATGCGCCTCGACGGCATCGCGGTGACGATCGCTGATGCAGATGAAGCAGTGTTGGCCGGCCTTGTGGCCGCAGCCCGGCGCAATGGGATGCTGGCTGAAGGAGTGACCGAATGA
- a CDS encoding septal ring lytic transglycosylase RlpA family protein produces MKNRAKPAIAAATIAAGMMIAFTGTASAQCGKASWYALTSKTASGERMNPSAMTAAHRSLPFGTKIRVTNQKNGKSVVVRINDRGPFIKGRVLDLSKGAAQQIGFIRSGHTSVCMQRT; encoded by the coding sequence ATGAAGAACCGCGCCAAGCCCGCGATCGCGGCGGCCACCATCGCCGCCGGCATGATGATAGCCTTCACCGGCACCGCCTCAGCCCAGTGTGGCAAGGCTTCCTGGTACGCATTGACCTCGAAGACCGCTTCGGGCGAACGCATGAACCCATCGGCCATGACCGCGGCGCACCGCTCGCTTCCCTTCGGCACCAAGATCCGCGTGACGAACCAGAAGAACGGCAAGAGCGTCGTCGTTCGCATCAACGATCGCGGCCCGTTCATCAAGGGACGCGTGCTCGACCTGTCCAAGGGCGCCGCCCAGCAGATCGGCTTCATCAGATCAGGACATACGTCCGTCTGCATGCAGCGCACCTGA
- a CDS encoding 2,3-bisphosphoglycerate-dependent phosphoglycerate mutase, with the protein MSGTLVLVRHGQSEWNLKNLFTGWRDPGLTEQGHAEAKSAGEKLKARGLKFDIAFTSALARAQTTCQHILDALGQSDLQTIRNAALNERDYGDLNGLNKDDARAKWGEEQVHIWRRSYDTPPPGGESLKDTGARVWPYYLHDMQKHVLSGGTVLVAAHGNSLRALIMALDGISGPDIVKLELGTGVPIVYKLNADSTVASKDVLA; encoded by the coding sequence ATGTCCGGTACTCTCGTGCTCGTCCGCCATGGCCAGAGCGAATGGAACCTCAAGAACCTGTTCACCGGCTGGCGCGATCCCGGCCTGACCGAGCAAGGCCACGCCGAGGCCAAGTCCGCCGGCGAGAAGCTCAAGGCGCGCGGCCTCAAGTTCGACATCGCCTTCACCTCGGCGCTGGCGCGCGCCCAGACCACCTGCCAGCATATCCTCGACGCGCTCGGCCAGAGCGATCTCCAGACCATCCGCAATGCCGCGCTCAACGAGCGCGACTATGGCGACCTCAACGGCCTCAACAAAGACGACGCCCGCGCCAAGTGGGGCGAGGAGCAGGTCCATATTTGGCGCCGCTCCTACGACACCCCACCGCCCGGCGGCGAGAGCCTGAAGGACACCGGTGCGCGCGTGTGGCCCTACTATTTGCACGACATGCAGAAGCATGTGCTCTCCGGCGGCACCGTGCTGGTCGCAGCCCACGGCAACTCGCTGCGCGCGCTGATCATGGCGCTCGACGGTATTTCGGGGCCTGACATCGTCAAGCTCGAACTCGGAACCGGCGTGCCGATCGTCTACAAGCTCAACGCCGATTCGACCGTCGCTTCCAAGGACGTGCTGGCCTGA
- a CDS encoding YbjN domain-containing protein, translating to MLRQVLLATALALAAGTAAKAEDKPSVAPAVVDGITVAEFGDIMTKAGYQAKVGVDSDNLPVIDSKASGMNFWVYFYNCEGGEPQKCRRVQFQSSFKTDKAMQDKALEWNNKKVAGRASNDKDNTYFDYLIDCGGGVTSTNLSQNLERFDTLMAEFTTYIGWR from the coding sequence ATGCTGCGCCAAGTCCTTCTTGCCACTGCACTGGCCCTTGCTGCCGGTACCGCAGCAAAGGCGGAAGACAAGCCATCGGTAGCGCCGGCCGTCGTCGACGGCATTACCGTCGCCGAGTTCGGAGACATCATGACCAAGGCCGGATACCAGGCCAAGGTCGGCGTCGACAGCGACAACCTGCCGGTCATCGATTCCAAGGCCTCGGGCATGAACTTCTGGGTCTATTTCTACAACTGCGAGGGTGGCGAGCCGCAGAAGTGCCGACGCGTGCAATTCCAGAGCAGCTTCAAGACCGACAAGGCGATGCAGGACAAGGCGCTCGAATGGAACAACAAGAAGGTCGCCGGCCGCGCCTCCAACGACAAGGACAATACCTATTTCGACTACCTGATCGACTGTGGCGGCGGCGTTACGTCGACAAACCTGTCGCAAAACCTTGAGCGCTTCGACACGCTGATGGCCGAGTTCACCACCTATATCGGCTGGCGCTGA